A window of Citrus sinensis cultivar Valencia sweet orange chromosome 7, DVS_A1.0, whole genome shotgun sequence contains these coding sequences:
- the LOC102619626 gene encoding uncharacterized protein LOC102619626, which yields MVRFLTERRCVAPLTLDDVDDVGDCYEGNSVRTMPYLKLPQPRIRLSVLKLDGSRFDVYIERNATVGELRQAIEEVFTLSPTEGQGKISWTNVWGHFCLCYDGRKLVNDKTHIRDFRMKDGDELQFSRHMSLDYLHSKRRSKTQNVACQQFSRLSVESDTCEQAVLAKDNLEDQHKRLSPGSDADEEKKHDLADRDSLGNQDDSYKYYQHQDHEEIPVPGFKLAHFLKGWLSYSKLRGVTRKTTEGKSRPSRFALRCLAPPRMIQL from the exons ATGGTGAGGTTTTTGACAGAGAGACGGTGCGTGGCGCCACTGACACTCGACGATGTTGATGATGTTGGTGATTGCTATGAGGGTAATTCTGTACGGACAATGCCGTACCTTAAGCTTCCGCAGCCTCGAATCCGGCTCTCTGTTCTCAAGCTCGACGGTTCGCGCtttg ATGTTTACATTGAGAGGAATGCTACGGTGGGAGAGCTCAGACAAGCAATAGAAGAAGTTTTTACTCTATCACCTACCGAGGGTCAAGGCAAGATTTCATG GACAAATGTTTGGGGACACTTTTGCTTGTGCTATGATGGCCGAAAGCTGGTTAATGACAAAACACACATTCGGGATTTTAGGATGAAGGATGGGGATGAG CTTCAATTCTCTAGGCACATGTCCCTTGACTACTTACATTCAAAAAGACGGTCTAAGACACAGAACGTTGCTTGCCAACAGTTCTCAAG ATTGTCTGTGGAATCAGATACTTGCGAACAAGCTGTTCTTGCTAAAGACAATTTAGAAGATCAGCATAAAAGATTATCACCAGGATCAGATGCGGATGAAGAGAAAAAACATGATCTTGCTGACAGAGACAGTTTAGGAAATCAAGATGACAGCTACAAGTACTATCAACATCAAGATCATGAGGAAATTCCTGTGCCGGGGTTCAAGTTAGCTCACTTCCTAAAAGGATGGCTGTCGTATTCCAAATTGCGGGGTGTAACGAGGAAGACAACTGAAGGCAAGAGCCGTCCTTCCAGATTTGCCCTGCGTTGCCTTGCACCGCCTAGGATGATACAGCTTTGA
- the LOC127898795 gene encoding putative Peroxidase 48: protein MLGILVIYPKTDLTYFLLGRAFLSTGNIISRHFVLPRSTYSPLQRTTISETPFRKKKILKPHTKKLTNRNLPQKANKTRKRNAVSILELATMRIVISFPISFENRNADTKKALNINSTSNFLHYVCYEYPASDPSLFRIAAGAGALFLSNGGKIEEGDCGEPYDSLQYDFNRDWCLQAEGRIRAMVWYLRKSRSGVAPAFLRLVFRDCSIEGCDSSVLLDEADGVDSEKMSLPSESLNRFYVINIIKEDLEEIFPGVVSYSDTLALAAREGVVLAGGPFYPLHTGRRDSRLALADIATFELPLPNADLPETLASFASRGFDLRETVTFLGREKSLFHFTFLFIFMEKRNF, encoded by the exons ATGTTGGGCATTCTCGTAATTTACCCCAAAACAGACCTAACATACTTTCTGCTTGGAAGGGCATTTTTGTCCACGGGCAACATAATTTCCCGCCATTTTGTACTTCCACGCTCTACTTACAGCCCTCTCCAACGAACAACCATCTCTGAAACTCctttcaggaaaaaaaaaattctgaaaccCCACACCAAAAAGCTCACAAACAGAAATCTCCCccaaaaagcaaacaaaacaagaaaaagaaatgccgTATCAATCTTGGAACTAGCAACAATGCGAATAGTGATCAGCTTCCCGATCTCTTTCGAGAACCGAAACGCCGATACCAAGAAAGCCTTGAACATCAACTCCACCAGTAATTTCTTGCATTATGTTTGTTACGAGTATCCAGCGTCGGATCCTTCTCTCTTTCGGATAGCCGCCGGCGCTGGGGCCCTGTTCTTGTCCAATGGCGGGAAAATTGAAGAAGGCGACTGTGGCGAGCCTTATGATTCTTTGCAGTACGATTTCAACCGCGATTGGTGCCTACAAGCTGAGGGCCGTATTCGGGCCATGGTTTGGTATCTCCGAAAATCACGCTCCGGTGTAGCTCCTGCTTTCTTGCGCCTCGTTTTCCGGGATTGCTCCATTGAG GGTTGTGATTCTTCAGTTCTACTGGATGAAGCTGATGGAGTAGACTCAGAGAAAATGTCTCTTCCCAGTGAATCTCTCAATCGTTTCTATGTAATCAATATAATCAAAGAGGATCTCGAAGAAATTTTCCCTGGTGTGGTTTCTTATTCGGATACTCTTGCTTTGGCTGCCAGAGAAGGTGTTGTTCTG GCTGGTGGTCCATTCTATCCACTGCATACTGGCAGGAGAGACAGCAGGCTTGCTCTTGCAGATATAGCAACATTTGAGCTTCCTTTACCCAATGCTGATCTGCCTGAAACCCTTGCATCTTTTGCATCAAGGGGGTTTGATTTAAGAGAAACTGTTACATTTTTGGGTAGAGAGAAATCCTTATTTCATTTCACgttcctttttattttcatggaaaagagaaatttcTGA
- the LOC112497252 gene encoding uncharacterized protein LOC112497252 — protein MHMLTFAVIATNADLSTFELREMSSLCRQALKAVVVIAIIYYALGSQPQQIYMGQNGVPAGDQGRKRKTEPTLRELQQQLHTQKRQRITHPRSRRFIGGMDQPVLFELKITCEMMQFVLTLSPEDSLDYGTFTYDMTGYCRFCGFSLHVPLNFDTRREINSTCRGCGCYCYVELQGIGDPLTAEQVRNHNWATILQFWSCNLRRFRINFVETYWAVRGVHRQEYIILLDYHNRYFHRYPRRFDSDLYRFRYEAGGGLVCKVVGLKARIREVRRQLIQLDLIELPVSNVAAAAA, from the exons ATGCATATGCTTACTTTTGCTGTTATTGCAACGAATGCTGATCTGTCCACATTCGAATTAAGAGAAATGTCTTCCCTCTGCAGGC AAGCTCTGAAAGCAGTTGTTGTAATAGCAATAATATACTACGCCCTTGGTTCTCAGCCACAACAAATTTATATGGGGCAGAATGGTGTACCAGCAGGAGACCAGGGACGTAAGAGGAAGACAGAGCCAACTCTCAGGGAACTACAGCAGCAGCTGCACACACAAAAGAGGCAGCGAATAACTCACCCCAGATCTAGAAGGTTTATAGGAGGGATGGATCAGCCGGTGCTGTTTGAATTGAAAATCACTTGTGAGATGATGCAATTTGTTTTGACATTATCGCCTGAAGATTCCCTAGATTATGGCACATTCACATATGACATGACG GGATACTGTCGATTCTGCGGTTTTAGTCTACATGTTCCTTTGAATTTCGATACTAGAAGAGAGATCAACAGTACt TGTAGAGGTTGTGGATGCTATTGTTACGTTGAATTGCAAGGGATAGGAGATCCACTAACTGCTGAACAAGTTAGAAACCACAATTGGGCAACAATTCTCCAATTCTGGAGCTGTAATCTTCGACGTTTCAGAATTAACTTTGTGGAGACCTATTGGGCAGTTCGAGGTGTGCACCGTCAAGAATACATCATCCTGTTGGATTATCATAACCGCTATTTTCATCGTTATCCCAGGCGCTTTGATTCAGATCTGTACAGATTCCGTTATGAGGCTGGCGGAGGCTTGGTTTGCAAAGTAGTTGGGTTGAAGGCTAGAATCCGGGAGGTACGGCGTCAACTGATCCAATTGGATTTGATAGAGCTTCCAGTGAGTAATGtcgcagcagcagcagcctAG